A single window of Xylocopilactobacillus apicola DNA harbors:
- a CDS encoding ribokinase: MKKIAVIGSANIDLILSTDRFPAAGETVLGKDYQTTFGGKGSNQAIAINRLGGDVKFFVRLGSDNYGQQMAANFEKEKLATAISWSEMRSGFATVINFDHDNRIMVFSGCNMESTPAYEDKIIAQLNDFDLILLQCEIAPSLNFAIAKWAHNEGKTVILNPAPVDKFEPRILPFIDYLIPNDTEAALISKQNPAPSTKIITTKGSLGATFVENGQEHLVPSLKNLNVVDTTGAGDAFVGGFVFGLSNDYPLKKCLQIGNIVGGKNTEALGATTGLIDRATLESEIS; this comes from the coding sequence ATGAAAAAAATTGCCGTAATTGGCAGCGCCAATATTGATTTGATTTTGAGCACTGATCGCTTCCCTGCCGCGGGAGAAACTGTTTTAGGAAAAGATTACCAGACCACTTTTGGCGGCAAAGGATCAAATCAAGCGATTGCTATCAACCGTTTAGGTGGTGACGTTAAATTTTTCGTCCGTCTCGGTTCAGACAATTACGGACAACAAATGGCCGCTAACTTTGAAAAAGAAAAACTTGCAACTGCAATCAGCTGGTCAGAGATGCGTTCTGGTTTTGCTACGGTCATCAACTTTGATCACGACAATCGGATTATGGTTTTCTCCGGCTGTAATATGGAGTCGACTCCTGCGTATGAAGATAAAATTATCGCTCAGTTAAATGATTTCGATTTGATCTTACTACAATGTGAGATCGCACCGAGTCTAAATTTTGCGATTGCTAAATGGGCTCACAACGAGGGCAAAACTGTGATTTTAAATCCTGCACCCGTTGATAAATTTGAACCTCGCATTCTACCATTTATCGACTACTTGATTCCAAATGATACGGAAGCGGCGCTAATTTCCAAGCAAAATCCTGCCCCGTCAACGAAAATCATTACCACTAAAGGCAGCCTTGGCGCAACTTTTGTCGAAAATGGACAAGAACATCTAGTTCCCTCATTAAAAAATCTGAACGTTGTTGATACAACTGGTGCAGGTGATGCCTTTGTCGGCGGCTTTGTTTTTGGTCTTTCAAACGATTATCCGCTTAAAAAATGCCTCCAAATCGGCAATATCGTTGGCGGCAAAAACACTGAGGCACTGGGCGCTACAACTGGGTTAATCGATCGAGCCACCCTAGAATCCGAGATCAGTTAA
- a CDS encoding sugar O-acetyltransferase: MGKELDNMLSGKLYHAGIDPIAREAGARARRLSRTFNQTTEFDRELRTKLLKELFKATGEKIYIEPPFHTDYGIHTTIGENFYANYDCIFLDVAPITIGNNVLCGPRVGIYTAGHPVDAEIRNSGLEYGYPIVIGDNVWIGGNTVINPGVTIGNNVVIGSGSVVTKDLPDNVIAVGNPCHVLRPITKEDQIYWQKEKERREN, translated from the coding sequence TTGGGTAAAGAATTAGATAATATGTTAAGTGGAAAGCTGTATCACGCGGGTATTGATCCAATTGCTCGCGAGGCTGGTGCCAGAGCACGACGTTTAAGTAGAACTTTTAACCAAACAACTGAGTTTGATCGAGAACTAAGAACTAAACTATTGAAAGAACTTTTTAAAGCCACTGGCGAGAAAATTTACATTGAACCACCTTTTCACACTGATTACGGTATTCATACTACTATTGGCGAAAATTTTTATGCCAATTATGACTGTATTTTCCTAGACGTTGCTCCGATCACTATTGGCAACAATGTCCTTTGTGGTCCGCGAGTTGGTATTTATACTGCAGGACATCCGGTCGACGCAGAAATTCGTAACTCGGGACTTGAATATGGATATCCGATTGTAATTGGCGATAACGTTTGGATTGGCGGCAACACCGTCATCAACCCTGGTGTAACGATTGGCAATAATGTCGTAATCGGTTCAGGATCGGTCGTAACTAAAGATCTCCCAGATAATGTAATTGCGGTGGGTAACCCTTGCCATGTGTTGCGCCCAATCACTAAAGAAGATCAAATTTATTGGCAAAAGGAAAAAGAACGACGTGAAAATTGA
- a CDS encoding MFS transporter, protein MKNHKLLIFTLAFGTFSILNTEVGIVGILPVISKHFGIGISGAGLLVSLFALTISISGPIMPVVMGKFKIKRVLLFTLWIFVLSNIISANTNNFTIALIARIIPAIFHPVYCSYALTLASNSVAPKEAPKAVSLVMMGVSSGMVVGTPVTTIIANHFSYASAMYFLAIVSLLSVILNNLFLPKDSQITKITSNEVALRQVIKRKNVWVSGLATISLAAAMSCVYSYVSDYLSQVARFEANQLSSALFIFGLASICGNFIAGFGLSRSPQKFVAIAPIILAMIYILEPVLSQQYIWMFGLIIIWGAIYGIGNNTQQYLISSALPNSLNLANGLFISLGNVGITIGTTIGGLILGKWGIGILPLAGIFLAIFTFFMIIWRNIALV, encoded by the coding sequence GTGAAGAATCATAAACTCTTAATTTTCACTTTAGCCTTTGGAACTTTTAGCATCTTAAACACAGAGGTTGGAATTGTTGGAATTTTACCGGTAATCTCGAAACATTTTGGGATTGGAATCAGTGGCGCAGGCTTGTTAGTTAGCCTGTTTGCCTTAACAATTTCCATTTCTGGTCCCATTATGCCAGTCGTGATGGGGAAATTTAAAATCAAACGAGTCCTTCTCTTCACTCTTTGGATCTTCGTTTTATCAAACATCATCTCGGCTAATACCAATAATTTTACGATCGCGCTAATTGCCCGCATCATTCCCGCAATTTTTCATCCTGTCTATTGTTCGTATGCTTTAACTCTTGCGAGCAACTCGGTGGCGCCAAAAGAGGCACCCAAAGCTGTATCGTTGGTTATGATGGGGGTATCTTCTGGGATGGTTGTGGGAACTCCTGTTACCACGATCATTGCCAATCACTTTTCTTATGCCAGCGCGATGTATTTTCTAGCTATCGTTAGTTTATTGTCAGTTATCCTAAATAACCTATTTTTGCCAAAAGACAGTCAGATAACTAAAATAACGAGCAATGAAGTAGCACTTCGACAAGTAATCAAACGGAAAAACGTTTGGGTTTCTGGACTTGCCACCATTAGCTTAGCCGCCGCGATGTCTTGCGTTTATAGCTATGTCTCTGACTATCTTAGCCAAGTTGCTCGCTTTGAGGCTAATCAATTAAGCTCTGCTCTTTTCATTTTTGGACTTGCTAGTATTTGTGGCAATTTCATTGCAGGCTTTGGACTTAGTCGATCTCCCCAAAAATTCGTTGCAATCGCGCCCATCATCTTGGCAATGATTTATATCTTAGAACCTGTGTTGAGCCAGCAATATATTTGGATGTTTGGATTAATTATAATTTGGGGCGCTATTTATGGAATAGGAAATAATACCCAGCAATACTTAATTTCTTCCGCACTACCAAATTCATTAAATCTCGCCAATGGTCTTTTCATCTCACTAGGAAACGTCGGAATTACGATTGGAACTACCATCGGCGGGCTAATTTTGGGCAAATGGGGAATCGGGATTTTGCCACTAGCAGGAATTTTCTTAGCTATTTTTACTTTCTTTATGATCATTTGGCGTAATATTGCGCTGGTTTAA
- a CDS encoding excinuclease ABC subunit UvrA, with translation MCCAQSLKKIKFIGKRKKNDVKIDHIEVRGGKVNNLKNIDLDIPLNQFVAISGLSGSGKSSLAMGILYAEGSRRYLEALSTYTRRRIGQNKRTNVQTVKHIPAALALRQRPTIPNERSTVGSLTEVFNLVRLIFSRLGSVVCPNGHRLDPTIKIAQAMDYTGERMGVITCPTCAVKFKAKSAEDYAFNAAGACSECHGLGVTRTLDESRLIADDNLTIKEGAVASWHLPGRNFMPTVASYLGVRIDVPYKDLSAKEKEIVLHGERQHVAIEIPTGKGRIFHMDHALYENAYNAVYDSLKTRTNERSIAQINKFFHFSTCPVCHGSRLNPELLTTLVAGLNIAEVAELELGQLPAWEEKTKNSLPANMKTLAETLFADFDDNLRPLIELGLDYLNLNRSGNSLSTGELQRIQLARTLRTETTGVLYVLDEPSIGLHPANIEGLLHVLRSLVAQGNSLVVVDHEVDLIAASDWIIEIGPGSGDAGGQVIASGTPKYLPKNPLSKIGPFISGKADILINKKPAENITSARTQIEINDHFNLHNLKVSIPEQQITAVTGFSGAGKTTLILDSLVPSIKSPHNLPAHVDKLQTNLKNVVSVDASPVGKNSRSTVATYTKIMDNLRKLFADLPDSKKRNYTISSFSYNNKEGACPHCGGVGTISLDIQFLPDLEEVCPYCQGTRFNPEIQEIKWNNYSIVDLLNLSVTEALPVLAEIPPIEQVLKQLKAVGLEYLHLGETTPSLSGGEAQRLKIVKHLNKKQQNTLFVFDEPTIGLHPLDVQVLLKIIERLCDNGATIIVITHDLDLMINADELLDLGPRGGDRGGKIVAQGNPLDLIKSPQSLTTRYLAAHANKFKLFSYKR, from the coding sequence ATGTGTTGCGCCCAATCACTAAAGAAGATCAAATTTATTGGCAAAAGGAAAAAGAACGACGTGAAAATTGATCACATTGAAGTACGAGGCGGCAAAGTCAATAATTTAAAAAACATTGATCTGGATATTCCTCTCAATCAATTTGTCGCTATTTCCGGTCTTTCTGGCTCAGGCAAAAGTTCACTTGCGATGGGAATTCTCTACGCTGAAGGATCACGTCGATATCTTGAAGCACTATCGACTTATACGCGGCGAAGAATCGGTCAAAACAAGCGAACAAATGTCCAAACAGTCAAACACATTCCTGCCGCCCTGGCTTTACGTCAACGACCAACAATTCCAAATGAACGTTCGACAGTTGGTTCACTAACGGAGGTGTTTAATTTAGTGCGGCTAATATTCTCACGGTTGGGCTCTGTTGTCTGTCCTAACGGACATCGACTTGATCCCACGATCAAGATTGCTCAAGCAATGGATTATACCGGTGAACGCATGGGAGTAATCACTTGTCCAACTTGCGCTGTCAAGTTCAAAGCAAAAAGCGCAGAAGATTACGCATTTAACGCTGCAGGCGCATGTTCTGAATGCCACGGACTCGGGGTCACTCGCACATTAGACGAAAGTCGCTTAATTGCTGATGATAATCTTACAATTAAAGAAGGAGCGGTCGCATCTTGGCATCTACCTGGTCGAAATTTCATGCCAACGGTTGCTAGTTACCTTGGCGTCCGAATTGACGTGCCATATAAAGACCTTAGCGCTAAAGAAAAAGAGATCGTTTTACACGGAGAAAGACAGCATGTTGCAATTGAAATTCCAACTGGCAAAGGCCGGATTTTTCATATGGATCATGCTCTTTATGAGAATGCTTATAATGCAGTTTACGACTCGCTAAAAACGAGAACCAATGAACGTTCAATTGCGCAAATCAATAAATTTTTCCATTTTTCAACCTGTCCAGTTTGTCACGGTTCAAGGCTAAATCCCGAACTTCTAACGACTCTCGTCGCAGGTCTTAATATTGCCGAAGTTGCCGAACTAGAACTTGGGCAACTTCCAGCTTGGGAAGAAAAAACTAAAAACTCTCTTCCTGCTAATATGAAAACACTGGCTGAAACACTTTTTGCCGATTTCGACGACAACCTGCGCCCGCTAATTGAATTGGGACTTGATTACCTTAATTTAAACCGCAGCGGCAACAGTCTTTCAACCGGTGAATTACAGCGCATCCAGTTGGCTCGAACTTTAAGAACTGAAACAACGGGCGTGCTTTACGTTTTAGACGAGCCTTCAATTGGATTACATCCGGCAAATATCGAAGGTTTGCTTCACGTTCTACGCTCCCTTGTCGCCCAAGGCAACTCTCTGGTTGTCGTTGATCACGAAGTAGATCTAATCGCGGCTTCTGATTGGATTATTGAAATTGGTCCTGGCTCGGGAGATGCAGGGGGGCAAGTCATTGCATCCGGCACTCCGAAATATTTACCTAAGAATCCTCTATCTAAGATTGGTCCCTTTATTTCAGGTAAAGCAGATATTCTAATAAACAAAAAGCCAGCTGAAAATATCACGTCAGCTAGAACTCAAATTGAGATTAATGATCATTTTAATCTCCACAATTTGAAAGTTTCCATCCCTGAACAACAAATTACAGCTGTTACAGGATTTTCGGGTGCCGGGAAAACTACTCTGATTCTTGATAGTCTTGTACCATCGATTAAATCTCCGCATAATCTTCCGGCACATGTTGATAAGCTTCAAACCAATCTAAAAAACGTCGTAAGCGTTGATGCAAGTCCTGTGGGCAAAAATTCTCGTTCAACCGTTGCAACATATACCAAAATAATGGACAACTTACGCAAACTTTTTGCCGACTTACCGGATTCAAAAAAGCGCAACTACACAATTAGTAGTTTTTCCTACAATAATAAAGAAGGAGCTTGTCCTCATTGCGGCGGAGTTGGGACGATTAGTTTAGATATCCAATTTCTGCCCGACTTAGAGGAAGTGTGCCCTTATTGTCAGGGAACACGCTTTAATCCCGAGATTCAAGAAATTAAATGGAACAATTATTCAATTGTTGATCTTTTGAATTTATCAGTTACTGAAGCCCTCCCCGTTTTGGCCGAAATTCCGCCAATTGAACAAGTTCTAAAACAATTAAAGGCTGTCGGCCTTGAATATCTTCATCTCGGTGAAACGACTCCTAGTTTATCTGGTGGCGAAGCACAAAGACTTAAAATAGTCAAACATCTCAATAAGAAACAGCAAAATACGCTTTTCGTTTTTGACGAACCGACTATTGGACTTCACCCACTAGATGTTCAAGTTCTTCTTAAAATTATCGAGCGTCTTTGCGATAATGGCGCAACAATAATCGTTATTACCCATGACCTTGACTTGATGATTAATGCAGACGAGTTGCTTGACCTAGGTCCGCGCGGGGGTGACAGAGGTGGCAAAATTGTGGCACAGGGTAATCCGCTAGATTTGATTAAGAGCCCTCAAAGTCTAACCACTCGTTACTTAGCAGCTCATGCTAATAAATTCAAACTTTTCTCTTATAAAAGATAA